From the Carassius carassius chromosome 45, fCarCar2.1, whole genome shotgun sequence genome, one window contains:
- the med13a gene encoding mediator of RNA polymerase II transcription subunit 13a produces the protein MSSCFVPNGASLEDCHSNLFYLADLTGIKWKRYVWQGPTSAPILFPVTEEDPILCSFSRCLKADVLSVWRRSQRQGRRELWLFWWGDDPNFSELIHHELTGEDDGVWESGLSYECRTLLFKAIHNLLERCLMNRNFVRIGKWFVKPYEKDEKPINKREHLSCSFTFFLHGDSNVCTSVEINQHQPVYHLNEEHLTLAQQASSPFQVILSPFGLNGTLTGQSFKLSDPPTQKLIEEWNQFYPISPTSKESTEDKMEDIEWEDDSLAAVEVLVGGVRMVYPACLVLVPQSDIPTVTPTGSSHCTAVYSNGHQVPASNRDPAISSVTLTPPTSPEEAQTVHSHSAQKWMRLPVAMDGFSVDSTSHHGGKIPRRMASQVVESVWQECNINRAQNKRKFSATVSNGTSEETTLMKVGTWDFVDSTQRSSCKCSRHKTLKQRASSTPGQPPTAGQTQQQPIKHKAGEKPEKGDKQQKRPQTPFHHRNSVCEDVSMETDTSAGQHLALRGQEGGRFSGLRPSDVSSGTKPPQLHSGGGATVANSGQTEMVGSPQPPPLSPHPCERGEEASDTIKNPSTPHSQHFYPPSSEPCLLPQKGPDDARLEPLTQPFPPAYPEPLEPTPYISAAVNLDDDGSHVPWRFFNLPRRKDAEFPTPSLPGDKLREEASIGAEGIMSVTELMVASKRPLKVSDERIQTYLQRQNQYLAAAITDGDHEPEVDPYAFVDGDVKFTFSDKKDKAGGEREPGKKHKGEDGSASLSDDAQRAAAHNRAASTSLIHDSDLAVSFKDLDNLFNSDEDEQTPGARRAVNGADEKFGSKESKPATMDSGPCISAADLHQMFPTPPSLEQHNMGYSPMNKEYGCMEPGSGLNILDGSSALSGQFKIEVEESFCSPKPSEIKDFSFVYKPELCQLFVGCSMFAPLKSLPSQCLPPIKLPDECVYRPSWTVGKLELLNSVPAMTIFSKDGENNAMEQEYIQTYTPQTHTPFLSNSAPPSNSGTSILPSPATPRFSAPTPRTPRTPRTPRGPASVQGSLKYENSDLYSPASTPSTCRPLNSVEPATVPSIPEAHSLYVNLILSESVMNLFKDCNFDSCCICACNMNIKGADVGIYISDPNMEAQYPCLCGFSAVVNRRYGNGSGLFLEDELDIIGRGSDVSQEAEKRFEAIRSTSLEKTESGGKDRVPDELISVLQDQCTNPFSPMLALDPEGLSSQGPGGATVPPCVRVEERDFHNDCYLALEHGRQFMDNMSGGKVDETLVKSTCLHHWAKHSAVDVSGLCSQDVLRVLLSLQPVLQDAIQKKRTVRSWGVQGPLTWQQFHKMAGRGSYGTDESPEPLPIPTFLVGYEYDFVVLSPFGLPYWEKLLLDPFGSQRDVGYLVLCPDSDALLSGAKSFFRELTAVYESCKLGQHRPISKVHADGIVRVGGAAAKKLSEQPVSDWFLKAASGSSDAFAKLKLFAQVCRHDLAPYLATQSLDSSLLIQPTPVPSSTQSSSSQSSGSASSNSQTSMASGGSALNNNSAASNSGSGLPDNTNNTPSSSGPQGSSIQSAKPSSFPPFGSMGVQGNSSQSGALGQQAVTQNSSLSGDNSTVNSQTQGPSEPPESTMEREKVGVPTDGDSHAITYPPAIMIYIVDPFSYEEAEPGVSQSSMWTLGLLRCYLEMLQALPAHIRNSVFVQIVPCQYLLQPVRSEERYLYAQHLKSLAFSVFTQCKRPLPASTNVKSLTGFGPGLALDTSLRNPDRPECLRLYTPPFILAPTKDKQTELGETFGEASQKYNVLFVGYCLSHDQRWLLATCTDLYGELLETCIISIDVPNRARRKKGSARKLGLQKLWDWCLGLVQMTSLPWRVVIGRLGRIGHGELRDWSILLSKRNLQSVSRRLKENCKLCGISAADTPSILSACLVAMEPQGSFVIMPDSVSTGSVFGRSTTLNMQTSQLSTPQDTSCTHILVFPTSASVQVNSSNYQHENIEIAFNPGNDGSDPMGSILYFLEQENDLVDPDIINILPASPTTSPVHSPGSQYPHGGDGSKGQSTDRMESHEEAPNILQQPLALGYFVSTAKAGPLPDWFWSACPQAQNQCPLFLKASLHLHVSSVQSDELLHSKHSHPLDSNQTSDVLRFVLEQYNALSWLTCDPATQDRRSCLPIHFVVLNQMYNFIMTML, from the exons TGATTCTTAGTCCATTTGGACTGAACGGGACATTGACCGGTCAGTCCTTCAAGCTGTCCGACCCTCCGACACAGAAGCTCATTGAAGAATGGAACCAGTTCTATCCCATCAGCCCGACCTCCAAGGAGAGCACAGAGGACAAAATGGAGGACATCGAATGGGAGGATGACTCCCTGGCAGCAGTGGAAGTGCTTGTTG GTGGTGTGCGCATGGTGTATCCTGCATGTCTGGTGTTAGTCCCACAGTCAGACATCCCCACTGTAACACCTACTGGGTCCTCGCACTGCACAGCTGTCTATTCAAATGGCCATCAAGTCCCTGCCTCAAACCGTGACCCCGCAATTTCTTCAGTGACCCTGACTCCTCCCACCTCACCTGAGGAGGCTCAGACAG tTCACTCTCACTCAGCACAGAAGTGGATGCGGCTGCCGGTGGCGATGGATGGATTCAGTGTTGACAGCACCAGTCATCACGGTGGCAAGATTCCACGCAGGATGGCAAGTCAGGTGGTTGAGAGCGTTTGGCAGGAGTGCAACATCAACCGAGCTCAGAACAA ACGGAAATTCTCTGCCACAGTCTCAAATGGGACCAGCGAGGAGACGACGCTGATGAAAGTGGGCACCTGGGACTTTGTCGACTCCACACAGAGATCAAGCTGCAAGTGTTCGAG GCACAAAACCCTGAAGCAGAGAGCAAGCAGCACGCCTGGTCAGCCGCCCACCGCTGGTCAGACGCAGCAGCAGCCCATCAAGCACAAAGCTGGGGAGAAGCCCGAAAAAGGTGACAAGCAGCAGAAACGGCCGCAGACGCCCTTTCACCATCGCAACTCAGTCTGTGAAGATGTTTCAATGGAAACCGACACTTCTGCGGGTCAGCACTTGGCTCTTAGAGGCCAAGAGGGTGGAAGGTTTTCTGGGCTTCGCCCATCTGATGTGAGCTCTGGCACAAAACCTCCACAACTGCACAGCGGGGGCGGAGCTACTGTGGCCAACAGTGGCCAGACAGAGATGGTCGGCTCTCCTCAGCCACCGCCGCTGAGCCCTCACCCTTGCGAACGTGGCGAGGAAGCCTCAGACACCATTAAAAACCCCTCCACACCACACAGCCAACATTTTTACCCTCCTTCCTCAGAGCCATGCCTCCTGCCCCAAAAGGGCCCAGATGATGCCCGTTTGGAGCCCCTCACCCAACCTTTTCCCCCTGCGTACCCCGAGCCCCTGGAGCCCACTCCGTACATCAGTGCAGCAGTAAACCTGGATGACGATGGGAGCCACGTGCCATGGAGATTCTTCAACCTGCCCCGTAGGAAAGATGCAGAGTTTCCCACGCCGTCACTACCGGGAGATAAACTCAGAGAGGAGGCGTCAATCGGAGCTGAAGGGATTATGTCTGTTACTGA GTTAATGGTTGCCTCCAAAAGGCCGCTCAAGGTCTCAGATGAACGGATCCAGACGTACCTGCAGCGACAGAACCAGTACCTGGCTGCAGCCATCACAGACGGGGACCACGAGCCTGAGGTCGACCCCTATGCTTTTGTTGACGGAGATGTTAAGTTCACCTTCTCGGATAAGAAAGACAAAGCTGGGGGAGAGAGAGAACCAGGGAAGAAACACAAG GGAGAAGATGGCAGTGCTTCACTATCAGATG ATGCGCAGCGGGCTGCGGCCCATAACCGGGCTGCTTCCACCAGCCTCATACATGATTCAGACCTGGCAGTCTCCTTCAAAGACCTGGACAACCTCTTCAACTCAGATGAGGACGAACAAACA CCTGGAGCACGGAGAGCTGTAAATGGAGCAGATGAGAAGTTTGGCAGCAAGGAGTCGAAACCAGCCACAATGGACTCTGGCCCCTGTATAA GCGCGGCTGATCTACACCAGATGTTCCCTACGCCTCCATCTTTAGAGCAGCACAACATGGGTTACTCTCCCATGAACAAAGAGTATGGCTGTATGGAGCCTGGCTCTGGCCTCAACATTCTAGATGGCTCTTCTGCTCTCAGTGGTCAGTTTAAAATCGAGGTGGAGGAGAGTTTCTGCAGCCCCAAACCTTCTGAAATCAAG gaCTTCTCATTTGTGTACAAGCCTGAGTTGTGTCAGCTGTTTGTGGGCTGTTCCATGTTTGCCCCCCTGAAGTCTTTGCCCAGTCAGTGCCTGCCCCCTATCAAACTGCCTGATGAGTGTGTTTACAGGCCCAGCTGGACAGTGGGAAAACTGGAGCTACTCAACTCTGTACCTGCTATGACCATCTTCAGCAAGGATGG TGAAAACAATGCTATGGAACAAGAGTATATCCAGACGTACACCCCTCAGACCCACACACCATTCTTGTCTAACAGCGCTCCGCCCAGCAACAGCGGCACGAGCATCCTCCCATCCCCTGCCACGCCTCGCTTCTCAGCTCCCACCCCTCGTACCCCACGGACACCTCGGACCCCCAGAGGTCCAGCCAGTGTGCAAGGTTCCCTCAAATATGAGAACTCGGACTTGTATTCGCCGGCCTCGACGCCCTCCACCTGCAGGCCGCTCAACTCTGTGGAGCCTGCGACGGTTCCCTCCATCCCCGAAGCCCACAGCCTATACGTCAACCTCATCCTGTCGGAGTCTGTCATGAACCTGTTCAAGGACTGCAACTTCGACAGCTGCTGCATTTGCGCATGCAACATGAACATCAAAGGCGCTGACGTGGGCATCTACATCAGTGACCCCAACATGGAGGCCCAGTATCCCTGCCTGTGCGGTTTCAGCGCTGTTGTCAACCGGCGCTACGGTAATGGCTCCGGCCTCTTCCTGGAAGACGAGCTGGATATCATCGGACGGGGTTCAGACGTGAGCCAGGAGGCGGAGAAGCGCTTTGAGGCAATACGGAGCACGTCACTGGAGAAGACAGAGAGTGGAGGCAAGGATCGAGTCCCGGACGAGCTTATCTCTGTCCTGCAGGATCAGTGCACTAATCCCTTCTCCCCTATGCTGGCGTTGGACCCAGAGGGACTGTCTTCCCAAGGGCCAGGGGGTGCCACTGTACCACCATGTGTGCGTGTGGAGGAAAGGGACTTCCACAATGACTGTTACCTGGCTCTAGAACACGGGCGGCAGTTCATGGATAACATGTCCGGTGGGAAGGTAGATGAGACGCTGGTGAAGAGCACTTGTTTGCACCATTGGGCCAAACACAGCG cTGTGGATGTGAGCGGGCTGTGCTCTCAGGATGTGTTGAGAGTTCTCCTCTCTCTTCAGCCTGTTCTTCAGGATGCCATCCAGAAGAAGAGGACTGTTCGCTCATGGGGGGTCCAGGGGCCTCTCACATGGCAGCAGTTTCACAAGATGGCTGGAAGAGGGTCTTATG GCACTGATGAGTCTCCGGAGCCTCTGCCCATTCCTACCTTCTTGGTTGGGTATGAATATGACTTTGTGGTGCTGTCTCCCTTCGGCCTGCCCTATTGGGAAAAACTACTGCTGGATCCCTTTGGCTCCCAGAGAGACGTGGGCTATCTGGTCCTCTGCCCGGACAGCGATGCTCTCCTGTCTGGAGCCAAGAGCTTCTTTAGAGAGTTGACAGCGGTCTACGAG TCTTGTAAGCTCGGTCAGCATCGACCAATCTCCAAAGTGCATGCTGATGGCATTGTAAGGGTGGGTGGAGCAGCTGCCAAGAAGCTCTCAGAACAGCCAGTCAGTGATTGGTTCCTAAAAGCAGCTAGTGGCAGCAGTGATGCATTTGCCAAGCTCAAACTGTTTGCCCAAGTCTGCAGACACGACCTCG CTCCATACCTCGCTACACAGTCTTTGGACAGTTCTCTTCTCATTCAGCCAACCCCTGTCCCTTCTTCCACCCAATCATCTTCCTCGCAATCCTCAGGCTCCGCCTCCTCCAACTCCCAAACCTCAATGGCCTCCGGAGGCTCTGCCCTCAACAACAACAGTGCTGCCAGCAACAGCGGCTCAGGCCTGCCAGACAACACCAATAACACCCCCTCCTCCTCAGGCCCTCAGGGCAGCAGCATCCAGTCTGCCAAACCCAGCTCGTTCCCTCCCTTTGGAAGCATGGGAGTCCAAGGTAACAGCTCCCAGTCTGGGGCTCTGGGCCAGCAGGCTGTCACCCAGAACTCAAGCCTCTCTGGAGACAATTCAACAGTCAACAGCCAGACTCAGGGGCCATCTGAACCACCAGAGAG CACTATGGAGAGAGAAAAGGTCGGAGTTCCTACAGATGGAGATTCCCATGCCATTACATATCCACCTGCCATCATGATCTATATTGTGGACCCCTTCTCGTATGAAGAGGCGGAGCCAGGGGTGTCACAATCAAGCATGTGGACGCTGGGACTCCTCCGCTGCTACCTGGAGATGCTGCAGGCCCTTCCAGCTCACATCCGCAACTCTGTGTTTGTACAG ATTGTCCCCTGTCAGTACTTGCTCCAGCCTGTGAGGAGTGAAGAGAGGTACCTCTACGCCCAGCACCTCAAGTCTCTAGCCTTCTCCGTCTTCACCCAGTGCAAAAGACCCCTCCCAGCCTCCACCAACGTGAAATCACTGACGGGTTTCGGCCCCGGCCTCGCCCTCGACACTTCCCTCAGGAACCCAGAT AGACCGGAGTGTCTACGATTGTACACGCCACCCTTCATCCTGGCCCCAACGAAAGACAAGCAAACGGAGCTGGGTGAGACTTTCGGAGAGGCGTCTCAGAAGTATAACGTCCTGTTTGTGGGCTACTGCCTGTCACATGATCAAAGATGGCTGTTGGCTACCTGTACTGACCTGTATGGAGAGCTGCTGGAAACCTGTATCATCAGTATAGACGTACCCAACAG AGCAAGAAGGAAAAAGGGATCTGCCCGGAAGCTGGGCCTACAAAAGCTTTGGGATTGGTGTCTGGGTTTGGTTCAGATGACATCATTGCCATGGAGAGTGGTGATTGGCCGGCTTGGACGAATAGGGCATGGAGAGTTGCGAG ACTGGAGTATTTTACTGAGCAAACGGAATCTACAGTCAGTGTCTCGGAGGCTGAAGGAGAACTGTAAGCTGTGCGGGATCTCAGCAGCTGACACTCCCAGCATCCTTAGCGCCTGCCTTGTTGCCATGGAACCCCAGGGCTCATTTGTCATCATGCCAG ACTCTGTGTCAACAGGTTCAGTGTTTGGTCGCAGTACAACTCTGAACATGCAGACGTCCCAGCTGAGCACCCCGCAGGACACGTCTTGCACACACATCCTAGTGTTCCCCACATCTGCTTCTGTGCAAGTCAACAGCTCCAACTACCAACATGAGAACATTGAAATTGCCTTCAACCCTGGCAACG ATGGATCAGATCCAATGGGAAGCATCTTGTACTTTCTGGAGCAGGAGAATGACCTGGTCGATCCTGACATCATAAATATCCTTCCTGCCTCACCCACCACGTCACCAGTCCACTCACCTGGATCCCAGTACCCCCACGGAGGAGATGGGAGCAAG GGTCAAAGTACTGACCGCATGGAGTCTCATGAAGAAGCTCCCAATATCCTGCAGCAGCCATTAGCTCTGGGCTATTTTGTGTCCACGGCTAAAGCAGGTCCACTGCCTGACTGGTTCTGGTCTGCGTGTCCTCAGGCACAGAACCAGTGTCCCCTTTTCTTAAAG GCCTCTCTACACCTTCATGTGTCTTCAGTGCAATCGGATGAACTTTTGCACAGTAAACACTCTCACCCTCTGGACTCCAATCAGACCTCTGATGTTCTCAG aTTTGTGTTGGAGCAGTACAACGCCCTTTCCTGGCTGACCTGTGACCCTGCGACCCAGGACCGCCGCTCTTGCCTGCCCATCCATTTTGTAGTGCTCAATCAAATGTACAACTTCATTATGACCATGTTGTAA